A window from Gottschalkiaceae bacterium SANA encodes these proteins:
- a CDS encoding type IV pilus twitching motility protein PilT, whose product MNYLERLLELTERYRASDLHITFGSPPKIRVNKELVALSESVVDDDLLFELFNSFVSDKHKRTFEKNGDCDFAHTSRSGTRYRVNAFKQKSKYAFALRRLNASIPSLDELSLPATLEDLCMKEQGLIIVTGPTGSGKSTSLASMIDIINHKKRGHIVTIEDPIEYIHQHHSCIVNQRELGDDTISFANSLRAALRQDPDVILVGEMRDLETITTALVAAETGHLVFSTLHTMGSAKTIDRIVDVFPPDQQQQIRIQLANVLISVISQRLLPNAQHNGLIPALEIMIANNAIRNLIREGKTHQINNMIQTNAGLGMKTFNQYLTQMNQSGKIDRETFERFFMD is encoded by the coding sequence GCGATTACTAGAACTTACTGAGCGATATCGTGCATCTGACCTGCATATTACTTTTGGGTCACCACCGAAAATTCGCGTCAATAAAGAACTTGTGGCTCTTTCAGAAAGTGTTGTTGACGACGATTTACTCTTTGAACTATTTAATAGTTTTGTATCCGACAAGCATAAACGTACCTTTGAAAAAAATGGCGATTGCGATTTTGCTCACACATCACGATCAGGCACGCGGTATCGTGTTAATGCTTTCAAGCAGAAGTCGAAATATGCGTTTGCTCTTCGAAGGTTGAATGCGTCTATACCGTCCTTAGACGAATTATCGCTTCCAGCTACTTTAGAGGATTTATGCATGAAAGAGCAGGGACTGATTATTGTTACGGGACCAACTGGGAGTGGTAAGTCAACCTCTCTGGCATCAATGATTGATATTATCAATCATAAAAAACGTGGGCATATTGTTACCATTGAAGATCCTATTGAGTATATTCATCAACATCATAGCTGCATTGTCAACCAAAGGGAATTGGGAGATGACACAATTAGTTTCGCAAATAGCTTGCGGGCTGCACTTCGTCAGGACCCCGATGTTATCCTTGTTGGCGAGATGCGTGACTTGGAAACCATTACGACCGCGCTTGTAGCGGCTGAAACGGGTCACTTGGTTTTTTCCACCTTGCATACCATGGGATCAGCAAAAACGATTGATCGGATTGTGGATGTATTTCCTCCCGATCAACAACAGCAAATTCGAATTCAATTGGCCAATGTATTGATCTCTGTTATTTCGCAGCGTTTGCTGCCCAATGCCCAACATAATGGATTGATTCCAGCTTTGGAAATTATGATTGCAAACAATGCAATTCGAAATCTAATCCGTGAAGGGAAAACGCATCAAATCAATAATATGATTCAAACCAATGCGGGACTAGGGATGAAAACGTTTAATCAGTATTTGACTCAGATGAATCAAAGTGGAAAAATTGATCGCGAAACTTTCGAACGGTTCTTTATGGATTAA